The DNA region TGGCATTAAACCCGTAAAACAAGATATGTTTATAGCCGGCCCAGCTGTAACCGTAATGATGCGCCCAGGAGATAATCTGATGTTGCAAAAAGCCTTAGAACTAGTGCAACCTGGTGATGTCTTAGTCGTAAACACCTGCGGTAACACTAGTAATGCTATCTGGGGCGGCTTAATGACACAAATGGCTGTAAAGGTAGGTTTAGCTGGAGTAATTATCGATGGCTCCCTCCGCGATGTCGATGATATTTTGGCCTATAATTTTCAAGCTTTTTCCAGAGCTATTGTGGCCTGCGGTTGTGATCGTGAAGGTCCAGGCGAAATCAATTATCCAATTGTCTGTGGCGGAGTAGTTGTTAATCCTGGCGATATTATCATTGCCAGTCATGACGGTGTTGCAGTCATTCCCCAAGAAGATGCCGTTGAAGTTTTGGAGGCTACAGATAAAGTTTTTCAACGCGAAGAACAGCGGGTTGCAGAAATCAACGCGGGCAATTTATTTCCAGGTTATGTTGACGCTGTGCTTCGACAAAAAAATGTTATCATAAATTAATCAAAGACTTACCCGAAAAATTTAAAATTAATACTTAAAAAAAGATAGGTACAAACATTTTATTTTTCAGTACCTATCTTTTAAATTTTTACTAAACAAGCACTCTTCTAACCAAAAACTTAGTCATATTTTTGATTTTAGCCTCATTGTTTGTTATAATCGAAATATAACTTGCTCTTTAAACACATAAGCAAGCTATTTTGTATAATAAGGAGGATAGCATTTGGCAACTTATCTTTTGTTAACAGCGTCAGTAATCATACTTTGTGTGATTTTCAACAAAATATCTAGTAAAATCGGCATTCCTGTACTTCTAGCATTTATTATAATCGGTATGTTGTTCGGCACAGATGGGATAGTAAAAATTGCTTTCGATAATTTTGCTATCGCTGAGCAGATATGTTCGATTTCTCTCATTTTTATTATGTTTTATGGTGGTTTTGGTACGAAATGGAGTGCCGCTAAACCAATCGTTAAACCTGCAATTCTACTTTCTTCTTTGGGAGTAATTCTTACTGCTGCTATCACAGGTTGGTTTTGTTATGCGGTTTTGCAGATTCCCATATTAGAAAGTCTTTTAATCGGCTCCGTAGTTAGTTCTACAGATGCAGCTTCTGTTTTTTCAATATTACGCTCCAACCGCCTAAACTTAAAAGACAATACAGCTTCACTCTTAGAAGTTGAAAGTGGCAGTAATGATCCTTGCGCATATATGCTTACAGCGATTATTTTATCAATAATGGCTGGTAACGGTAACTCCCTCGGAAGTATTGCTTATCTAATTTTCGCACAAATCATCTATGGCTTACTATTTGCTTGGCTAATTTCTCGTGCCGCATTATGGGCATTAAAAAAATACCGTTTCGCTGACGATGGATTTGATGCTATTTTTATAACTGGTGTAGCAATCTTAGCTTATGCCGCACCAACAGCAATTGCTGGCAACGGTTATCTAAGTGCATACATTGTTGGCCTAGTTATGGGCAATAGTGAAATTAAAAATAAAAAATCTCTCGTTATTTTTTTCAATGGTGCTACTGGGCTTATGCAAATTGTTATCTTCTTTTTATTGGGGTTATTATCTTTTCCTTCGAAACTACCTGAAATAGCTTTTTCCGCTTTTCTTATCGCTTTGTTCCTTACTTTTATTGCTCGCCCGCTTTCTGTTTTTGCTATTTTAACCCCTTTTAAAAGTAGCACAGCTCAGCAGATTTTAGTATCTTGGTCAGGGTTACGCGGTGCAGCGTCAATTGTATTTGCGGTAATGGCAGTTATTAGCCCCGCTAAAACTAGCACCGATATTTTCCATATCGTATTTTTCATCGTACTTTTTTCCATTCTCCTCCAAGGTTCTTTAATCCCTCTTTTTTCACGAAAATTGAATATGATCGATGATACTGCAGATGTTATGAAAACTTTTAATGATTACAGTGATGAAGTTCCTATTCAATTTATTGAATTCACAATTTCACCCAAACATCCTTGGAGTGGACAGCTAATCTCCGAAATTCTTTTGCCGCCAGATACACTAATCGTCTTATTAGATCGTGGTGGCAACAAAATGGTCCCGAAAGGTAATACCATACTACAGCCTTGCGATAAACTAATACTTAGTGCTAAGTCACTTAGTAAAATTGATGGTGTATCCCTTATTGAAAAGCATCTCGAATCAGGACATCCATGGCTAAATAAGCAAATTTATGAAATAAATATAAAACCGGATACAATAATCATTATGATTCAGCGTAAAGAAAAAATTATTATACCTAATGGCAATACTATACTAAAAGAAAATGATATCCTAGTGATTAATAACATTTGATTTAAACTTATTTCCCTTTATATGTGAACTTGATTTCCACGCTACAAGCTTTAATTTTAATTCTCAACTGAAAACAAAAAAGCTTGTATGCGCACACACAAGCTTTTCTACTTTATATAATATTTTGGTCGGAGCGGGGGGATTTGAACCCACGGCCTCTTGTTCCCGAAACAAGCGCTCTACCAAGCTGAGCTACGCCCCGTCTTCTTACTTGATTATTTTACGCCTATAAAAAAATTTTTTCAAGTTTTTTTATACATTTTTAATAAAAAATACTTATTTTGCTAAATTTTAATTAAAAGGAAAGTGAATTTCTATGAAAACATTCCTAGAAAAATTATTGGTTTTTCAAGATTTAAGCACAGATGAATTTCTTGTCGATATGCTTACAACAGACCTTAGTAATGCTAGCTTTAAAAGTCGTGCTTTAAAATTAGCTGAAGATGATGGTATAACAGGCGAAATTTTACTAATTTTTTTAATGAATAAAATTATTGAGCAAGATAATATATTTACACGTCTGGCATCTAAAGGAACTAGCCCTGGTTTAAGTCTACTAAAAGCTTTAGAAAATGACTGGCAGGTCCTGCATCAAATCTGTATTTACTTAAAATCCGCAGTAAAACAAGATATGTTTTATAATAGTTATCAGCCAAGTGTAGCCAATGATATTAGCAAACCTCTGGCTATTTTAGAAGTTATCTGCTCTGATAAAACTCCTTTAGAAAAAACTCAAGCTTTGCAACAATTTTATTATAGCAACTCCTATGGACTAATGGCTAAATATCAAGCTTTTATTTGGCGCAAAACAAATGGATTACAAGGAGTTAAAAGTCGTAACGAACATGGTTTGGATGCACTTATTGGCTACGAAAGCCAAAAAGACTTATTAAGATCTAACACTGAAAGTTTTCTCGCCGGTAATCCTGCTAATAACGTTTTATTATATGGAGAACGCGGTACAGGAAAATCCAGTAGCATTAAAGCTTTGACGAAAGAATATGCCCAACAAGGACTACGTCTTGTAGAAATTGGCCGTAAGGAATTTAATTATTTGCCTGAAATTATGCTAGAGCTTTCTAACTACGGCTGCAAATTTATTTTAGTACTGGATGATTTATCTTTCGAAGGTAATGAAGTCGAGTATAAACAACTAAAATCTTACATTGATGGAGCTCTAGAAGAAAAGCCAGAAAATGTTTTAATCTATGCTACATCTAACCGTCGTAACTTGATTAATGAAAAATGGTCCGAGCAAACCGGCGATGAAATGCATGTCCGTGACAGTATCAATGAGCGAATTTCTTTAGCTGACCGTTTCGGCTTGAAAATATTTTACCCAGCACCTAATCAAGATGAATATTTACAAATTGTAGAAGGACTCGCTGAAAAAATGCTCCCTAATGATGAGTTATCTGTAGATGAACTTCATCAAGAAGCAATTAAATGGGAACGCAGTGCTAGCGGTCGTTCTGGTCGAACTGCTAAGAGTTTTATTTTATCTTACCGAAAAACAACTTGACAATTTTTAGAATTAGCTGACGTGCGGAAAATGAAATAATTTTATCTAAAATCAAACCTCTTTAAAACTTTATTTTAAAGAGATTTGATTTTTTTCTTGACTTAAAGTAAACTCTAAGTGTTAAAATTAACTGACATCTAAATATAATAACTGGAGGGACTCATATGCAACCAAGCAAAGTATATTTTTCGGATTTACGTGCTAAACCAGGTTTAAATCTTTTGCAGAAGTTAGAAAAGCTAGCCCAAATAGCGGGAATTAGCGATATTGATTTTAAAAACAAATTTGTAGCAATAAAAATTCATTTTGGTGAACCAGGTAACCTTGCCTATCTTCGCCCTAACTATGCTCGTGTTATCGTGGAACTGGTAAAAACTTTTGGTGGCAAACCGTTTTTAACGGATTGTAACACCCTATATGTTGGTCGTCGCAAAGATGCCTTAGAACATCTTGACGCTGCTTATGAAAATGGCTATAATCCCTTTTCTACTGCCTGTCAACTAATTATTGCTGACGGTCTAAAAGGTACTGACGAAGCTTATATTCCTGTACGCAATGGGCAATATGTTAAAGAAGCTAAAATCGGTCGTGCAATTGCCGATGCTGATATAATTATTAGCTTAAACCATTTTAAAGGCCACGAAATGACTGGTTTTGGTGGTGCTATAAAAAATTTGGGCATGGGTTGTGGTTCACGCGCTGGTAAAATGGAAATGCATAGCGCTGGCAAACCTCAGGTAAATTCTAAACATTGTGTAGGTTGTGCGGTTTGCACAAAAATTTGTGCTCATGCTGCTATTAATTTAACCGATAAAAAAGCGAAAATAGATCATTTGAAATGTGTTGGTTGTGGTCGCTGTATCGGTATGTGTGCTTTTGACGCAATTAATCCGCCCTTTGATGAGTCGTTTGATATTTTAAATGCGAAAATGGCTGAATATACAATGGCAGTCCTAGATAACAAGCCCCATTTTCATCTTTCTTTAGTAATTGATGTTTCACCGTATTGCGATTGTCATGCCGAAAACGACCTTCCAATTGTCCCTGATATTGGAATGTTTGCCTCTTTCGATCCTGTGGCCTTAGATCGCGCCTGTGCTGATGCTTGCAATCAAGCGCCTGTGATTCCAGGTAGTATTCTTAGTGAAAATCTCCAAGCTGCTAAACTTCAAACTGAAACTGAATTTGATCGTTTCGCACATACCACTCATGGTACTAATTGGATCTCAACACTAGAGCATGCCGAAAAAATTGGATTAGGTACTCAAAAATATGAATTAATTAAAGTTAAATAGGCAAATAAATATTGATCTACAATCAATATTTAATACACAAAATTAAAAAACTAGTCGCTATCACTAACCACTAGTTAACTTTTATATTACTTATTTTCTTTGTATTTTAGATAATTTTTAAACAACACCCCCAATTATTAAAGCCTCTAATCTTGATTTTTTAGGAGCTGGATAACAATACAATGTCTATTTTATTTTATGATAAAAATGCGGATGAATATCTTATTTTCTGCTGTTTTCTAAAGTTGACAAGCTCTGCTTCATTTGTTATCTTTTCATCAAAGAAATAACTAGCTAGGTAATTCCCGTAAGGCAATTGCAGCCAGTTCGTTGAATACCTTTTAGTGATTTTTTTATTAATGTTGTGATATGGGAAAAATTTCTGCATATCACAACATATTTTTATCTAAGCTAGTCAATCTTATAAAATATTGCTTCATTAATTAGCTTACAACACTACGCTAACCAATATTCTCTTTCAAATATTCAGCTACAATCTTTTTCTTAAATTCAGTACTATATTTAGCCATAAAAATACCCCCATAAGTTAGACTAATTCTAAGTCTAGCTTATGGGGGTAAGTACATTCCCTAGTCTTTTTTTCTTTTTAATCAACATTTATTTTATCTATGCATAAGACACTAAATAAGACAGCAAATTTTTTAAGCCTCTTAGAAAATGTCTAGACTCGCCTGGTGCGGTTGATGAGACTCGAACTCACACGGTTTTATCCGCCACCGCCTGAAGATGGTGCGTCTGCCAATTCCGCCACAACCGCAATATAATTTTTATTATAGTACTCCCCGAAAAAAAAACAACAAAATTCGAAGTTTTGTTTATAATTTTACAATATACTGCAAGTGAAATTTCAAATAATTTATTTAGAAATACTTCTAATAAACTCTGTAAAATTTGCCCATAAGACACTAAATAAGACACTAAAAAATTTTTCACAACAAAAAACGCTCTGCGAAAATTCGCAAAGCGCCTAATATTCTATTGGTGCGGTTGGTGAGATTTGAACTCACACGGGTCTCCCCGCCACCCCCTCAAGATGGTGTGTCTGCCGTTCCACCACAACCGCAATTGTTACTCAACAGAATAAATTATAATATATTTATTCATTAATTGTCAATATTAAGTTTAAATTTGTCTAAATAGTATTTTGAAAAAGTTTGTTTATCATGTAAAATACGGCGGATATAAATTTGTGTTTCTACAAACGGAATAGCATTTATATCACTAAAATTTTTATTCCAACCATACTTTTCAATCCATGTTTTCACATTACCTCTACCTGCATTATAGGCTGCTAATATTAAAATTTCATTGCCCCAAAACTCATGTTCCAATTCCGAAATATACCAACTACCAAACTTTATATTGATAGTTGGGTCTTCCAGACTAGTTGCCGCAAAATTTTTCCATTTTGTTTGTTCAGCAATCCACATTCCAGTCTCAGGCATAATTTGCATTAGTCCCAAAGCCCCATTCGCTGACTTTGCTTGGGGATTAAATTTACTTTCATTTTTTATTAAAGCCAATATGAAAAAAGGATCTAATTTATATTGTTTGCAAACTTCTTGAATAGTTTCTGTATAAACTAACGGGTAATAATATTTTTTTTGTACATAATCAGAAAAATATATATTATAGGCAACTGCCGCTACTATTAATAAGATTATTATCTTCTTTAAATCATTATAATGTCTTGCAATCATAGGTATCCTTTCTGAATTTGGATTGTTAAATTGCTACTTGTAATTCATTAATTAAACTTTCCACTTGAGCATATGTCTGTTCTAGCGTAAAAGAATTGTCAATTATTCGATCCGCTACAAGCTTTTTCTTATCAAAAGGCATTTGCTTATCGAGGCGCTGTTCAATTACTACTGCTTGCACTTTATCGCGTTGCATTGCGCGCCGTATTTGTTCCTCTCTAGAAAGATAAACAAGCCAAACACTATCAACTCTTTCGTGCCACCCTGCTTCAATTAGTAGTGGTGCATCTAAAAAAACTATTTTGGCTTGTTGAGCTCTTTGTTCCGTACAAAAGTTCTCAAAGGCTTGCCAAATTCGATGGTGTAAAATTGCTTCTAACTTTTTAAGCCGCTCTGGCTCAGCAAATACTATTTGTCCTAATTTTTGGCGATCAATCTCTTCCGAATTAGTTAAAATTCCTTTGCCAAATTCGTCTATGATATCTTGCCAAGCCCCAGAATCTTTGCTCATCAATTCATGTGCTGCCTTATCTGCATCAAAAACTGGGAAACTTCGAGCTCGTAAAAACTCTGCTACACTGCTTTTCCCACTTGCAATTCCCCCTGTTAAGCCAATAATTTTTGTTTTTTTCATAGTTTTTGACACCTTTGGCAATACACTGTTCCACGTCCTGCGATTTTTGCGTAAGTTAATGGTGTTCCACAAAAAGTGCAAGGTTGTCCATCACGTCCATATACTAGCAAGAAATTTTGGTTATTTCCTGTTGCCCCATCAGCATCTTTATAATCTCTAAAAGTTGTTCCATGGTTGGCAATTGCCTGTTCAATAATGCTTTTAATGTTAGCAACTAAATTAGTTATTTCCTCTATACTTAAGCTATTCGTCAATCTTTGAGGATGCAAAGCTGTTTTAGCTAGAGCTTCATCTACATATATATTACCTAAACCGGCAATTATGCTCTGATCTAACAGAGCTGCTTTCAGCAATCTTTTTTTGCTTTTAAAAATAGGTGCAAGATATTCGGTGTTAAATTCTGGATCAATTGGCTCTTTACCTAAAGCCACTAGACCTTTGAGAATTTTCATCTCATCTACTTTTACTAGATGTAATGTGCCTAAGGTTCGCGTATCTAAATAGTATAATACGCCTGAATTTAACTCAAAAACAATTCTTGCCTTATTTTCTTCTGTACTAGGTTGATTTTTAAAAATTAACGCCCCTGTCATTCGCAAATGTATTACAAGATACTCCCCATTATCTAAAGTGAATATCAGATATTTACCTTTTCTATTTAAATTTACAAATACTCGCCCTTGAAGTCGACTTGCAAATTCTAACGGACTAGGATATTTAATCAAGCGAGGCACATGTATCGTTATTTGTTTAATTTCTTTATTAATAATATATTTGCTTAAACTATTTTTAACTTGCTCTACTTCTGGCAATTCAGGCATTTTTCTACTCCTTTATACTTTACTTGCTAGCAGACCAATTAGCCCCATATGCACTATCAACTGTTAAGGGAACTACCAAGCTAGCTGCATTTTGCATTGCATCTTTAACTAATTGCGTAACTTCTAATAATTCACTTTCTACAACTTCAAGTAATAATTCATCGTGTACCTGTAACAGTAGACGGCTTTTAAAATTATGTACTTTTAAAATTTCTGCTACTTTAATCATTGCAATTTTGATAATATCTGCTGCTGTGCCTTGAATAGGGGTATTCATAGCAGTTCGTTCCGCAAAAGAACGACGATTAAAATTACTACTGTTTATATCCGGTAAAAAGCGTTGTCGATTATATAAGGTTTGTACATAACCTGCCATTTTTGCTTCTAAAATTGTCCGTTCAATAAAATCTTTTACCCCTTGATATCGATTAAAATATTTTTCAATATAATCTGCTGCTTCTTTGCGCGAAATATTTAAATCTTGTGATAAACCATAATCACT from Succinispira mobilis DSM 6222 includes:
- a CDS encoding RraA family protein, with the protein product MVHGKIGFRFKTQIKRANPVLIEQLKKYPAPNIGDAMERFYIMDAGIKPVKQDMFIAGPAVTVMMRPGDNLMLQKALELVQPGDVLVVNTCGNTSNAIWGGLMTQMAVKVGLAGVIIDGSLRDVDDILAYNFQAFSRAIVACGCDREGPGEINYPIVCGGVVVNPGDIIIASHDGVAVIPQEDAVEVLEATDKVFQREEQRVAEINAGNLFPGYVDAVLRQKNVIIN
- the coaE gene encoding dephospho-CoA kinase (Dephospho-CoA kinase (CoaE) performs the final step in coenzyme A biosynthesis.), with product MKKTKIIGLTGGIASGKSSVAEFLRARSFPVFDADKAAHELMSKDSGAWQDIIDEFGKGILTNSEEIDRQKLGQIVFAEPERLKKLEAILHHRIWQAFENFCTEQRAQQAKIVFLDAPLLIEAGWHERVDSVWLVYLSREEQIRRAMQRDKVQAVVIEQRLDKQMPFDKKKLVADRIIDNSFTLEQTYAQVESLINELQVAI
- a CDS encoding potassium/proton antiporter — translated: MATYLLLTASVIILCVIFNKISSKIGIPVLLAFIIIGMLFGTDGIVKIAFDNFAIAEQICSISLIFIMFYGGFGTKWSAAKPIVKPAILLSSLGVILTAAITGWFCYAVLQIPILESLLIGSVVSSTDAASVFSILRSNRLNLKDNTASLLEVESGSNDPCAYMLTAIILSIMAGNGNSLGSIAYLIFAQIIYGLLFAWLISRAALWALKKYRFADDGFDAIFITGVAILAYAAPTAIAGNGYLSAYIVGLVMGNSEIKNKKSLVIFFNGATGLMQIVIFFLLGLLSFPSKLPEIAFSAFLIALFLTFIARPLSVFAILTPFKSSTAQQILVSWSGLRGAASIVFAVMAVISPAKTSTDIFHIVFFIVLFSILLQGSLIPLFSRKLNMIDDTADVMKTFNDYSDEVPIQFIEFTISPKHPWSGQLISEILLPPDTLIVLLDRGGNKMVPKGNTILQPCDKLILSAKSLSKIDGVSLIEKHLESGHPWLNKQIYEINIKPDTIIIMIQRKEKIIIPNGNTILKENDILVINNI
- a CDS encoding DUF362 domain-containing protein; its protein translation is MQPSKVYFSDLRAKPGLNLLQKLEKLAQIAGISDIDFKNKFVAIKIHFGEPGNLAYLRPNYARVIVELVKTFGGKPFLTDCNTLYVGRRKDALEHLDAAYENGYNPFSTACQLIIADGLKGTDEAYIPVRNGQYVKEAKIGRAIADADIIISLNHFKGHEMTGFGGAIKNLGMGCGSRAGKMEMHSAGKPQVNSKHCVGCAVCTKICAHAAINLTDKKAKIDHLKCVGCGRCIGMCAFDAINPPFDESFDILNAKMAEYTMAVLDNKPHFHLSLVIDVSPYCDCHAENDLPIVPDIGMFASFDPVALDRACADACNQAPVIPGSILSENLQAAKLQTETEFDRFAHTTHGTNWISTLEHAEKIGLGTQKYELIKVK
- a CDS encoding ATP-binding protein yields the protein MKTFLEKLLVFQDLSTDEFLVDMLTTDLSNASFKSRALKLAEDDGITGEILLIFLMNKIIEQDNIFTRLASKGTSPGLSLLKALENDWQVLHQICIYLKSAVKQDMFYNSYQPSVANDISKPLAILEVICSDKTPLEKTQALQQFYYSNSYGLMAKYQAFIWRKTNGLQGVKSRNEHGLDALIGYESQKDLLRSNTESFLAGNPANNVLLYGERGTGKSSSIKALTKEYAQQGLRLVEIGRKEFNYLPEIMLELSNYGCKFILVLDDLSFEGNEVEYKQLKSYIDGALEEKPENVLIYATSNRRNLINEKWSEQTGDEMHVRDSINERISLADRFGLKIFYPAPNQDEYLQIVEGLAEKMLPNDELSVDELHQEAIKWERSASGRSGRTAKSFILSYRKTT
- a CDS encoding lytic transglycosylase domain-containing protein; this encodes MIARHYNDLKKIIILLIVAAVAYNIYFSDYVQKKYYYPLVYTETIQEVCKQYKLDPFFILALIKNESKFNPQAKSANGALGLMQIMPETGMWIAEQTKWKNFAATSLEDPTINIKFGSWYISELEHEFWGNEILILAAYNAGRGNVKTWIEKYGWNKNFSDINAIPFVETQIYIRRILHDKQTFSKYYLDKFKLNIDN
- the mutM gene encoding DNA-formamidopyrimidine glycosylase — encoded protein: MPELPEVEQVKNSLSKYIINKEIKQITIHVPRLIKYPSPLEFASRLQGRVFVNLNRKGKYLIFTLDNGEYLVIHLRMTGALIFKNQPSTEENKARIVFELNSGVLYYLDTRTLGTLHLVKVDEMKILKGLVALGKEPIDPEFNTEYLAPIFKSKKRLLKAALLDQSIIAGLGNIYVDEALAKTALHPQRLTNSLSIEEITNLVANIKSIIEQAIANHGTTFRDYKDADGATGNNQNFLLVYGRDGQPCTFCGTPLTYAKIAGRGTVYCQRCQKL